One window from the genome of Spirosoma rhododendri encodes:
- a CDS encoding NADP-dependent oxidoreductase encodes MKAVRIHEFGGADVLTVEEIERPVPAPDEVLVRVYASSVNPVDWVIRNGANEGIRSFLTLPMTLGCDGAGIVEEAGSDVTGFQKGDAVYGLANFFSNGTYAEYCAAKASQFALKPQRLSFTEAAAVPLAALTAWTGMYEYGKLESGQRILITGASGGVGSFAVQFARATGAYVIAVASARNQDFLNELGADAVIDYTTQPVDEWVQDVDVVLDASPLRDNKERVKLVNTLKEGGIFVSVNTDLPFTDEVLNALATRQATGELAANQPRREWLEQIARLIDAGEVKVFISKVFPLDEVAQAHRESERWHTRGKLVLDVVKADNEA; translated from the coding sequence ATGAAAGCCGTAAGAATTCATGAATTTGGCGGGGCTGATGTGCTGACAGTAGAGGAAATCGAACGGCCTGTTCCCGCGCCGGATGAGGTATTAGTGCGTGTGTATGCCAGCAGTGTGAACCCAGTCGACTGGGTGATTCGCAACGGGGCCAACGAAGGGATACGGTCTTTCCTGACCCTGCCGATGACACTGGGTTGCGATGGGGCCGGTATTGTGGAAGAAGCAGGTAGTGACGTAACGGGCTTCCAGAAGGGCGATGCCGTGTACGGACTGGCTAATTTCTTCAGCAACGGTACCTACGCTGAGTATTGCGCGGCCAAAGCCAGCCAGTTTGCTCTGAAACCCCAGCGGCTGAGCTTCACGGAAGCGGCTGCGGTGCCGTTGGCCGCGCTGACCGCCTGGACGGGGATGTACGAATACGGGAAACTTGAGTCGGGGCAGCGCATCCTGATTACGGGGGCATCGGGTGGGGTCGGTAGTTTCGCCGTGCAGTTCGCCAGAGCAACAGGTGCCTATGTAATCGCGGTGGCATCGGCCCGGAATCAGGACTTTCTCAACGAACTCGGAGCCGATGCCGTAATCGACTACACCACCCAGCCTGTCGACGAGTGGGTACAGGACGTGGACGTGGTGCTTGACGCGTCGCCCCTTCGCGACAACAAAGAGCGGGTAAAGTTGGTCAATACATTGAAAGAAGGCGGTATATTCGTCAGTGTCAACACCGACCTGCCATTTACGGATGAGGTGCTGAATGCCCTTGCCACCAGGCAGGCGACGGGTGAACTGGCGGCCAACCAGCCCCGCCGGGAGTGGCTGGAGCAGATAGCCCGGCTGATCGACGCAGGTGAGGTAAAGGTATTCATCAGCAAGGTGTTTCCGCTGGATGAGGTCGCTCAGGCGCACCGCGAAAGCGAACGCTGGCACACCCGTGGCAAACTTGTTCTGGACGTAGTTAAAGCCGACAACGAAGCATGA
- a CDS encoding PAS domain-containing sensor histidine kinase, which translates to MTGDQQFSATLHEQLDVNFALQAAGLGVWEYNPVTGLIDWDRQTQALFGIADSNSIPYEQAIRHIHPDDVQRVDEAVQWAVNPQSGGIYDQTYRTIGVDDGMLRWVRFAGRTYRTESGELIRFGGITQEVTQQVTDRQKISDDARLADLVKATPAATAVYMGRDMLIQQVNTAMLAIWGKDESVIGKTLHVAIPELDGQPFLAQLQHVFDTGEPFRQAEGMAELIENGQPRTVWFNHAYNPLYDSDGQIYGVINIAIDVTEQVLIRQTLQNNEIALNNTIELAELGTFSVDVATNLLTASPRVADWFGFDKLTANTEAFISGVGEGDRDHVRTSLYNTLLPGSDGRYDVIHSAINAKTGNQVILHAMGRVYFAPNGQPVKIEGTAQDITAQRELQLLLEQQVQERTGELATTNRELAASNEEYASINEELEEANNLLTRSNENLQTFAYIASHDLQEPLRKIQQFGDLLKTRLAGQVDKDELTYLERMQVAASRMSILIKDLLDFSRISTQRSIDELVALQTVTDAALTVLDWTITETEAQVAVDALPTVRGDAVQLGQLFQNLISNALKFRQPGVPPAIRISSHIIRAEQLPASIKPARRMAFYCRIDVADNGIGFEEKYLDRIFQVFQRLHGKDQYAGTGVGLAICEKVVANHGGAITAISQPGLGATFMIYLPAD; encoded by the coding sequence ATGACCGGTGATCAGCAGTTTTCGGCTACACTACACGAGCAGCTTGACGTCAATTTTGCCCTCCAGGCCGCCGGACTCGGCGTCTGGGAATACAACCCCGTCACGGGTTTGATCGACTGGGACAGGCAGACGCAGGCCCTGTTTGGGATTGCCGACAGTAATTCCATACCGTATGAACAGGCTATCCGGCACATCCATCCCGACGACGTTCAGCGGGTTGATGAAGCAGTACAGTGGGCGGTAAATCCACAATCTGGCGGGATATACGATCAGACCTATCGCACCATCGGCGTCGACGACGGAATGCTGCGGTGGGTTCGATTTGCAGGCCGGACTTACCGTACTGAATCGGGCGAACTGATTCGCTTTGGGGGCATCACACAGGAAGTAACACAGCAGGTAACAGACAGACAAAAGATCAGCGACGACGCCCGGCTTGCAGATCTGGTCAAGGCGACACCAGCGGCTACGGCGGTCTATATGGGTCGTGATATGCTGATTCAGCAGGTCAACACAGCCATGCTGGCCATCTGGGGAAAGGATGAATCAGTAATTGGCAAGACGCTGCACGTAGCCATCCCCGAACTGGACGGACAGCCCTTTCTGGCCCAGCTTCAGCACGTATTTGACACGGGTGAACCGTTTCGGCAGGCGGAGGGCATGGCAGAACTGATCGAGAACGGACAGCCCAGAACGGTCTGGTTCAACCATGCCTACAATCCGCTGTACGACAGCGACGGACAGATATACGGCGTTATCAATATTGCCATCGACGTAACCGAGCAGGTACTGATCCGCCAAACGTTGCAGAACAACGAGATTGCCCTTAATAACACCATCGAGCTGGCAGAACTGGGTACGTTCAGCGTCGATGTCGCCACCAATCTGCTCACGGCCTCACCGCGCGTGGCTGACTGGTTTGGCTTCGACAAGCTGACGGCGAATACCGAAGCGTTCATCTCCGGCGTCGGCGAAGGCGATCGAGATCACGTTCGTACCAGCCTGTATAACACCCTGTTGCCGGGTTCCGATGGCCGCTACGATGTTATTCACTCGGCTATCAACGCCAAAACGGGAAACCAGGTGATTCTGCACGCGATGGGCCGGGTCTACTTTGCACCCAACGGACAACCGGTTAAAATTGAAGGGACGGCGCAGGATATAACGGCGCAGCGGGAGTTACAGCTACTGCTGGAACAACAGGTGCAGGAGCGTACGGGAGAACTGGCCACTACCAACAGGGAACTTGCTGCCAGCAATGAGGAATATGCGTCTATCAACGAAGAGCTGGAAGAAGCCAATAATCTGCTGACGCGCTCCAACGAGAACCTGCAAACCTTCGCCTATATCGCTTCGCACGACTTGCAGGAGCCGCTGCGCAAGATTCAGCAGTTCGGCGATCTGCTGAAGACCCGGCTGGCCGGGCAGGTAGATAAAGACGAACTGACCTATCTGGAGCGAATGCAGGTGGCGGCAAGCCGGATGTCGATTCTGATTAAAGACCTGCTTGACTTTTCCCGTATTTCCACCCAGCGCAGCATCGATGAGCTGGTGGCCCTGCAAACCGTTACGGATGCTGCACTAACCGTGCTCGACTGGACGATCACCGAAACGGAGGCACAGGTGGCCGTCGACGCGCTGCCAACTGTGCGGGGCGATGCCGTTCAGTTAGGGCAGTTGTTCCAGAATCTGATCAGCAATGCCCTGAAATTTCGCCAGCCGGGAGTCCCCCCCGCAATCCGCATCAGCAGCCATATCATCCGGGCCGAGCAGCTGCCCGCGTCGATCAAACCCGCCCGCCGAATGGCATTTTACTGCCGTATCGATGTCGCCGACAACGGTATTGGTTTCGAGGAGAAGTACCTCGATCGTATTTTTCAGGTCTTCCAGCGACTACACGGCAAAGATCAATACGCAGGGACGGGGGTCGGTCTGGCAATCTGCGAGAAAGTAGTCGCCAACCACGGCGGAGCCATTACCGCCATCAGTCAGCCGGGGCTTGGCGCAACCTTTATGATTTATTTGCCTGCGGATTGA
- a CDS encoding cysteine desulfurase family protein encodes MTTTAPVYLDNAATTKLDPAVLEAMLPLMTEQFGNPSSIHSHGRMVRTAIEKARKTVASLLNTSPAEIFFTSGGTEADNTAIRSSIETFGLTHAITSPLEHHAVLHTLQHLEKAGAIRLSMVDIDAQGRVDLNHLEKLLREHRIAGGPSARSLVSLMHGNNEIGNLLPIERVGELCRAYDAVFHSDTVQTMGHFRHNLQTLPVDFIVGAGHKFHGPKGVGFLYVNADTKIHPFIYGGAQERNMRGGTENVYGIVGLAKALEIAYAEMDEHQQHISSLKRRMIGRLREGLPGVSFNGESADVDSSLYTVLNVSLPASELNDMLLFNLDIARISASGGSACSSGSNVGSHVLAALPGIDPDRGYVRFSFGKYNTPAEIDYAVDTLVGLYQKELTL; translated from the coding sequence ATGACCACCACTGCGCCCGTTTATCTCGATAATGCTGCCACTACCAAACTCGACCCGGCCGTGCTGGAGGCCATGCTGCCGCTCATGACCGAGCAGTTTGGCAATCCCTCGTCGATACACAGCCACGGGCGGATGGTCAGGACGGCGATCGAGAAAGCGCGTAAAACGGTGGCTTCGCTGCTCAACACGTCGCCCGCCGAAATTTTCTTTACGTCCGGCGGCACTGAAGCCGACAATACGGCCATTCGCAGCAGTATCGAAACCTTCGGACTGACCCACGCCATTACCTCGCCCCTCGAACACCATGCCGTGCTGCACACCCTGCAACACCTCGAAAAGGCCGGTGCGATCAGGTTGAGTATGGTTGACATCGACGCGCAGGGCCGTGTCGACCTCAACCATCTGGAGAAGCTGCTGCGCGAACACCGCATTGCGGGCGGTCCCTCGGCGCGGTCGCTGGTGTCGCTCATGCACGGCAACAACGAAATCGGGAATCTGCTGCCCATCGAGCGGGTAGGTGAGCTGTGCCGGGCGTACGATGCTGTGTTTCACTCCGATACAGTGCAGACGATGGGCCATTTCCGTCACAATCTGCAAACGCTGCCTGTCGACTTCATCGTGGGGGCCGGACACAAATTTCACGGCCCCAAAGGTGTCGGGTTTCTGTACGTCAACGCCGATACGAAGATTCACCCGTTTATCTACGGCGGGGCGCAGGAACGCAACATGCGGGGCGGCACGGAGAACGTCTACGGCATCGTGGGGCTGGCCAAAGCCCTCGAAATTGCCTATGCCGAGATGGACGAACACCAACAGCACATCAGCAGCCTGAAACGACGGATGATTGGGCGGCTGCGCGAAGGGCTACCAGGCGTGTCGTTTAACGGCGAATCGGCCGATGTCGACAGTAGTCTGTATACGGTCCTGAATGTGAGCCTTCCTGCGTCGGAGCTGAACGATATGCTGCTGTTCAACCTCGACATTGCCCGGATTTCCGCATCGGGTGGGTCGGCCTGTTCGAGCGGGTCCAACGTCGGCTCGCACGTACTGGCGGCTCTGCCTGGTATCGACCCCGACCGGGGTTATGTCCGGTTCTCGTTTGGCAAATACAACACCCCCGCCGAAATCGACTACGCCGTCGATACGCTGGTTGGGCTGTATCAGAAGGAGCTAACGTTGTAA
- a CDS encoding mechanosensitive ion channel family protein: MDFSQAADLIYAELMRWSRAGIKLIPNLGLAILILVVFSFLSRWVSQWGVRGLHRVSNNISLVNLVGALARVLLMAVGLFIALGVLGLDKTVASLLTGAGILALAVGFAFQDLTTNFISGTMIALARPVQVGDTVETNGYTGKVIDIKLRSIVIDNGQGQTVEIPSKDVFQKPITNYSRLGQRRIEVAANVSYLDDLDHAQRVAQQAIRQLPFVLPDRPVDLYYKNFGDNSIQFIVWFWVDPLKTGPLAAVSEGMKAIKRAFAANQITLFFPTVTYDLKQKQEDASTVSRQSAR, translated from the coding sequence ATGGATTTTTCGCAAGCTGCTGATCTGATTTATGCCGAACTGATGCGCTGGAGCCGGGCAGGAATTAAATTGATTCCCAACCTCGGCCTGGCGATTCTCATTCTTGTCGTTTTTTCGTTTCTCTCCCGTTGGGTGAGTCAGTGGGGTGTCCGGGGGCTGCATCGGGTCAGCAACAACATTTCGCTGGTCAACCTCGTCGGGGCGCTGGCCCGTGTGCTGCTGATGGCCGTCGGGCTGTTTATCGCCCTCGGTGTATTGGGTCTCGATAAAACGGTGGCCTCCCTACTGACGGGAGCCGGTATTCTGGCCCTCGCCGTCGGCTTCGCTTTTCAGGACCTGACGACAAACTTTATTTCGGGCACCATGATTGCCCTCGCCCGCCCAGTTCAGGTGGGGGATACCGTCGAAACAAACGGCTATACCGGCAAAGTCATCGACATCAAGCTACGCTCTATCGTGATCGACAATGGGCAGGGCCAGACGGTCGAGATTCCGAGCAAAGACGTGTTTCAGAAGCCCATCACCAACTATTCGCGGCTGGGGCAGCGCCGGATCGAAGTAGCGGCCAACGTCTCGTACCTCGATGATCTGGACCACGCGCAGCGGGTAGCCCAGCAGGCAATCCGGCAGTTACCGTTCGTACTACCCGACCGCCCCGTCGATCTCTACTACAAAAACTTCGGCGACAACTCGATCCAGTTTATCGTCTGGTTCTGGGTCGACCCACTCAAAACCGGCCCGTTGGCCGCTGTCAGCGAAGGCATGAAAGCCATCAAGCGCGCCTTTGCCGCCAACCAGATCACGCTCTTTTTCCCAACCGTTACCTACGACCTGAAACAGAAACAGGAGGACGCGTCCACCGTTAGTCGACAATCCGCACGCTAA
- a CDS encoding DUF11 domain-containing protein, which produces MRQPPAPTITATSSTLTQGESVTLTATGCAYTTTWSTGATGNTLIAAPAQTTSYTAICIQTKATNCQSPASTPLLITVLPGDSTTALADLSVRQYPDRAVMSAGERLRLTVEVVNSGPATARTVRLQNRLPVGINFLSAVDGSVTNSNNVIEMAVDSIRAGQTILFSYDVSPTVLATYRNAVQVVACGTTDPDSQPGSGTGDGEDDMSVASIRTSDAATPIYESSNPYQRPLPAVSSNQPRPDSLSADLSLGLSASGLATPEGGQLTLTLDLYNRGGIAATGVVAGFTLPDGGTFIGGEGITVSGNLLTTAALSLAVNEHRLVSVVVQLSGQGNRIITAQLLQSDQPDPDSTPGNGAETGEDDGALLSVRIVD; this is translated from the coding sequence GTGCGCCAACCCCCGGCCCCGACGATCACGGCTACCTCGTCGACACTGACGCAGGGTGAATCCGTTACGCTGACGGCCACGGGCTGCGCCTACACGACCACCTGGAGTACGGGCGCGACGGGCAATACGCTGATCGCGGCACCGGCGCAGACGACCTCATACACGGCTATTTGTATCCAGACGAAAGCTACCAACTGCCAGAGTCCGGCCTCGACGCCACTGCTCATCACCGTACTGCCCGGCGACTCTACCACTGCGCTGGCAGACCTATCGGTGAGGCAATACCCCGACCGGGCCGTCATGTCTGCCGGTGAGCGACTGCGGCTGACGGTTGAGGTGGTCAACAGCGGCCCCGCTACTGCCCGAACGGTACGGCTGCAAAACCGATTGCCAGTTGGTATCAACTTCCTGTCGGCTGTGGATGGCAGCGTAACAAACAGTAATAACGTCATCGAAATGGCCGTCGACAGCATACGGGCGGGGCAAACCATCTTGTTTAGTTATGACGTGAGCCCTACCGTGCTGGCTACGTATCGTAACGCGGTGCAGGTCGTGGCCTGCGGAACGACCGATCCCGATAGTCAGCCCGGTAGTGGTACAGGCGACGGGGAGGACGATATGTCTGTAGCAAGCATTCGAACCTCTGACGCAGCAACACCCATTTATGAATCGTCGAACCCGTATCAGCGGCCGTTGCCCGCTGTTTCATCCAATCAGCCCCGTCCTGATTCGCTGTCGGCCGATCTAAGCTTAGGGCTGTCGGCGAGTGGCCTGGCGACACCGGAAGGTGGCCAGCTTACGCTGACACTTGACCTGTATAACCGGGGTGGGATAGCCGCTACGGGTGTCGTTGCGGGCTTTACACTGCCAGATGGCGGCACATTTATCGGTGGAGAGGGTATAACCGTCAGTGGTAATCTGCTTACGACGGCTGCCCTCTCGCTGGCTGTTAACGAACATAGACTGGTGTCGGTTGTCGTGCAGCTATCGGGGCAAGGTAACAGGATCATAACGGCACAGCTACTCCAGTCCGACCAGCCCGACCCGGACTCTACGCCGGGCAACGGAGCTGAAACGGGCGAAGACGACGGGGCACTGCTTAGCGTGCGGATTGTCGACTAA
- a CDS encoding CotH kinase family protein: MFIKLSSSWFLRCLPIFSLLLFALPSVLAQSVSADRYRVDAANQLILCNKLPTATNTQPLSVTLDQVYTFPDSVTTLKRGVFYPVDRNGVTYSLMFTALPMLNIQTRGKDIVNTPAIMTKLTIADTTGSTRLKWSQVNIRGAYTSTLPKKPYKVVFYTDSTGRITKDTALFGMREDSEWLLLAMYNEPLRVNNATSHALWLKMYKLYYASQETDAVPGIRTRYVDVFLNGVYNGIYLLTEPMDRKQLKLKKTNTNGSVRGELYKSVNWTDATLFTGVPSLDGANRDTWAGYELKYPNDTTFWSNLYGLTDFVVNSNSDQFKSKLSTRWQTDNLIDYFLFLNLIRAADNRGKNLYIARYKENEPYIYIPWDLDGTFGYMWAGNRDETTTDILSNGLYDKLLGLNPGSFQERAKTRWFALRKGVFDAGALKSSLTANVQRLTNEGAYRREGRIWPTPNVTDETSYATGWIDRRLSYLDGYFGGFPDVCANPRPRRSRLPRRH, from the coding sequence ATGTTCATAAAATTATCCTCTTCGTGGTTTCTGCGCTGCCTGCCTATTTTTTCGTTGCTACTGTTTGCCCTACCCAGCGTACTGGCGCAATCTGTTTCCGCCGACCGCTACCGCGTTGACGCTGCCAACCAACTGATTCTCTGCAATAAGCTGCCCACTGCCACTAATACGCAGCCGCTGTCCGTCACGCTCGATCAGGTATACACCTTTCCTGATAGCGTTACGACGCTGAAACGGGGTGTTTTCTATCCCGTCGACCGCAACGGTGTTACGTACTCGCTGATGTTTACCGCCCTGCCCATGCTGAATATTCAGACGCGGGGCAAAGATATTGTAAATACCCCGGCGATCATGACGAAGCTGACCATCGCCGATACGACGGGCAGTACCAGACTCAAATGGTCGCAGGTGAATATCCGGGGGGCGTATACGAGTACGTTGCCCAAAAAGCCTTATAAAGTCGTTTTCTACACCGATTCCACCGGCAGGATCACGAAAGATACCGCCCTGTTCGGGATGCGTGAAGACAGCGAATGGCTGCTGCTGGCGATGTACAATGAGCCGCTGCGGGTCAATAATGCCACGTCGCATGCGCTTTGGCTGAAGATGTACAAGCTGTACTACGCCAGTCAGGAAACCGACGCCGTGCCGGGTATTCGCACCCGCTACGTCGACGTGTTTCTGAACGGTGTCTACAATGGCATCTACCTGCTCACCGAGCCGATGGACCGGAAGCAGCTAAAGCTGAAAAAGACAAACACCAACGGCTCGGTGCGGGGCGAGCTGTACAAATCCGTCAACTGGACGGACGCGACGCTGTTTACGGGCGTGCCTTCACTCGACGGTGCCAACCGCGATACCTGGGCTGGTTACGAACTCAAGTATCCTAACGACACTACGTTCTGGTCGAACCTGTATGGCCTGACTGATTTCGTGGTCAATAGCAACAGCGATCAGTTTAAGAGTAAACTGAGCACCCGCTGGCAGACCGATAACCTGATCGACTACTTCCTGTTTCTGAACCTGATCCGGGCCGCTGATAACCGGGGTAAAAACCTGTACATCGCCCGGTACAAAGAAAACGAACCATACATCTACATTCCCTGGGACCTGGACGGTACATTCGGCTATATGTGGGCCGGTAATCGCGATGAGACGACGACGGATATATTAAGCAATGGGTTGTACGATAAGCTGTTAGGGCTAAATCCGGGTTCGTTTCAGGAACGCGCGAAGACGCGCTGGTTTGCGTTGCGGAAGGGTGTCTTCGACGCGGGAGCCTTGAAAAGCAGCCTGACCGCGAATGTGCAGCGGCTGACAAACGAAGGGGCTTACCGGCGGGAAGGCCGGATCTGGCCAACCCCAAACGTAACCGACGAAACCAGCTATGCAACCGGCTGGATCGACCGGCGGCTGAGTTACCTCGATGGGTATTTCGGGGGTTTTCCGGATGTGTGCGCCAACCCCCGGCCCCGACGATCACGGCTACCTCGTCGACACTGA
- the pgl gene encoding 6-phosphogluconolactonase, producing MELIIKKNPTDLAKAAADLITKRITDALKTQDRFTIALSGGSTPKALHELLAKQPYVEQIPWAQLHVFWGDERYVPIDDEQSNAGMAYDTLLGHVYTPEDQIHVWKTDLEPQEAAADYDRTLHEYFGETGESFDLVLLGMGDDGHTLSLFPGTEVVHEKTAWTAAYFLTKQDMYRLTLTAPIVNRAKCVLFLVAGPKKAAPLKEVLKGAYNPDLYPSQEIKPTDGELIWLVDEKAAADLSQTM from the coding sequence ATGGAACTCATTATCAAGAAAAACCCGACCGACCTGGCGAAGGCTGCGGCTGATCTGATTACCAAACGCATCACCGACGCGCTGAAAACGCAGGACCGGTTTACGATTGCGCTGTCGGGGGGCAGTACACCAAAGGCCCTGCACGAGCTGCTGGCAAAACAGCCTTACGTCGAGCAGATACCGTGGGCGCAGCTGCACGTGTTCTGGGGTGATGAACGGTATGTACCCATCGACGATGAACAGAGCAACGCGGGTATGGCCTACGATACGCTGCTGGGCCATGTGTATACGCCCGAAGACCAGATTCACGTCTGGAAAACCGACCTCGAACCGCAGGAAGCCGCTGCCGACTACGACCGGACACTGCACGAGTATTTTGGTGAAACCGGTGAGAGTTTTGATCTGGTGCTGCTGGGTATGGGCGACGACGGACACACGCTGTCGCTGTTTCCCGGCACGGAGGTCGTTCACGAAAAAACGGCCTGGACAGCCGCTTACTTCCTGACCAAACAGGATATGTACCGCCTTACGCTGACGGCCCCCATCGTGAACCGGGCGAAGTGCGTGCTGTTTCTGGTAGCGGGGCCGAAGAAAGCCGCGCCCCTGAAAGAGGTGCTGAAAGGAGCCTATAACCCCGACCTGTACCCATCGCAGGAAATCAAACCCACCGACGGTGAACTGATCTGGCTGGTCGACGAGAAAGCAGCGGCAGACTTAAGTCAAACTATGTAA
- a CDS encoding cupin domain-containing protein, which translates to MTTSSLFIDDASLPWETVAEGVKRKVMSYEPDMMVVKVAFETGGVGIVHQHVHVQMSYVERGVFAITIGDETRELRQGDMFYIPSDVWHGAHCLEAGVLIDSFTPMRADFL; encoded by the coding sequence ATGACCACTTCTTCCTTGTTTATTGACGACGCTTCGCTGCCGTGGGAAACCGTTGCCGAGGGTGTGAAGCGCAAAGTGATGAGCTACGAACCAGACATGATGGTTGTGAAGGTAGCGTTTGAAACGGGGGGCGTTGGGATTGTTCATCAGCACGTTCATGTACAAATGTCGTATGTGGAGCGTGGTGTGTTTGCCATCACCATCGGCGACGAAACCCGCGAACTGCGGCAGGGCGATATGTTTTACATCCCGTCGGACGTGTGGCACGGTGCCCACTGTCTTGAAGCGGGCGTTTTGATCGATAGCTTTACTCCCATGCGGGCCGATTTTTTATAA